In Nitrospira sp., a single genomic region encodes these proteins:
- the coaBC gene encoding bifunctional phosphopantothenoylcysteine decarboxylase/phosphopantothenate--cysteine ligase CoaBC: protein MVSGPIGPTLGGKHVILGVTGSIASYKAVSLLRALVREGARVDVAMTQAAAKFVTPLTFEVLSGHPVAEDLFEAHQEMRHLALPERADVMVVAPATANFLAKAALGLADDVLTTMLLTASCPVIVAPAMDGGMWTHPTVVEHVQILRRRGVTVLDPEEGPLASGRVGQGRLAGEARILDAIEAVLLPRRDWTGQRVLVSAGPTQEPIDPVRYISNRSSGKMGYALAEAAKARGASVVLVTGPTALSPPPGVEIVSVETAEEMSKILTVRLSWSTVVIMSAAVADFRPKHPAGQKWKKHQLENPVVDLEPTGDILAELSARRTGQLLVGFAAETTDLLQHAKQKLETKGVDLIVANDVTTPGAGFGSDQNAATLIDRDGTVSEFALRSKRRLADDILDAALRLLRTAARKPVVEED, encoded by the coding sequence ATGGTTTCTGGCCCGATCGGACCGACGCTCGGAGGCAAGCACGTGATCCTTGGGGTTACGGGGAGCATTGCCTCATACAAAGCAGTCAGTCTTCTGCGCGCGCTGGTGCGTGAAGGGGCCCGGGTGGACGTCGCGATGACGCAGGCAGCTGCGAAGTTCGTGACTCCCCTGACCTTTGAGGTTCTCTCGGGCCATCCTGTTGCGGAGGATCTCTTCGAGGCGCATCAGGAAATGAGGCATCTGGCGTTGCCTGAGAGGGCCGACGTCATGGTTGTGGCTCCCGCGACGGCCAACTTTCTCGCGAAGGCGGCGCTGGGGCTGGCCGACGATGTCTTAACGACGATGTTGCTTACGGCCTCTTGTCCCGTGATCGTCGCGCCGGCCATGGATGGGGGCATGTGGACGCACCCAACGGTCGTCGAACACGTTCAAATTCTGCGTCGGCGAGGTGTGACCGTGTTGGATCCGGAGGAAGGTCCTCTTGCCTCGGGTCGCGTGGGTCAGGGGCGGCTGGCTGGGGAAGCCAGGATACTCGATGCGATTGAGGCCGTGCTGCTGCCCCGGCGCGACTGGACCGGCCAACGGGTGCTTGTTTCCGCCGGGCCGACGCAAGAACCGATCGATCCGGTCCGATATATTTCCAATCGAAGCTCGGGGAAAATGGGTTACGCACTGGCGGAAGCCGCGAAAGCCAGAGGAGCCTCTGTCGTCCTTGTCACCGGCCCAACTGCTCTTTCTCCACCGCCTGGAGTCGAGATCGTGTCGGTTGAAACGGCGGAGGAGATGTCCAAGATCTTGACCGTGCGATTGTCCTGGTCGACAGTCGTCATCATGTCCGCGGCAGTTGCCGACTTTAGACCCAAGCATCCGGCCGGTCAAAAATGGAAGAAGCATCAACTCGAGAATCCCGTGGTGGACCTCGAGCCAACTGGCGATATTCTTGCGGAGCTTTCCGCCAGGCGCACAGGTCAGCTCTTGGTCGGCTTTGCCGCTGAAACGACGGATCTGCTTCAGCATGCCAAACAGAAATTGGAAACCAAAGGCGTAGATCTGATCGTCGCGAACGACGTGACCACCCCCGGGGCTGGTTTTGGCAGCGATCAGAATGCCGCGACACTGATCGATCGCGATGGGACCGTCAGCGAGTTCGCGCTGCGATCCAAGCGCCGGCTTGCCGACGACATCCTGGATGCCGCTCTGCGGTTGTTGCGAACGGCCGCTCGCAAGCCCGTGGTTGAGGAGGACTAG
- a CDS encoding tetratricopeptide repeat protein, whose protein sequence is MPPNQKLSATAMEIDRMALQLAKDPQSKVFLPLAEEYCKAGMWQEAAGVLEDGLRFYPGFITAMVVLGRAYDQLGQTTKAKVLLEEAVKLSPENLRAHRTLIKIYVAQGSSGEALRSCEVILALNPRDEEARSIREKLGKSTIPEAGRPLQVRSSSRADRTDAAVPPEPDKVDREETGGPGIPSQDVVVDATTKHEVADHTPVVQDDQVAQERSAAVESSLSAVAPVPVPSPHAATIAQLEAWLRSIERARCDRNGSGRSGSPSSR, encoded by the coding sequence ATGCCGCCGAATCAGAAGCTCTCGGCCACTGCCATGGAAATAGATCGAATGGCCCTGCAGTTGGCCAAAGATCCTCAATCCAAAGTGTTTCTGCCGCTGGCGGAAGAATATTGTAAGGCCGGTATGTGGCAGGAAGCCGCCGGTGTGCTGGAGGATGGACTGAGGTTTTATCCGGGATTCATCACCGCGATGGTGGTTCTTGGTCGCGCCTACGATCAACTCGGGCAGACGACGAAGGCCAAGGTCCTCCTTGAAGAAGCTGTCAAGTTGAGTCCTGAAAATCTTCGTGCTCACCGAACTCTCATCAAGATTTATGTTGCTCAGGGCTCGTCGGGCGAGGCGTTGAGAAGCTGCGAGGTGATCCTGGCCTTGAACCCTCGCGATGAGGAAGCACGGTCTATCAGGGAAAAACTGGGGAAATCTACCATTCCGGAAGCCGGAAGACCACTACAGGTACGATCCTCCAGCCGTGCCGACCGCACGGACGCCGCAGTTCCTCCTGAGCCGGACAAAGTCGATCGTGAAGAAACCGGCGGTCCCGGAATCCCATCGCAAGATGTGGTGGTTGATGCGACGACAAAGCATGAGGTCGCAGACCATACGCCGGTCGTTCAGGACGATCAAGTTGCGCAAGAGCGGTCCGCAGCCGTCGAGTCCTCGCTGAGTGCAGTCGCCCCTGTTCCTGTTCCCTCTCCCCATGCCGCGACCATCGCGCAGCTTGAGGCGTGGCTCCGCTCCATCGAGCGAGCGCGCTGTGATCGCAACGGATCAGGACGGTCCGGTTCTCCAAGTTCCCGATAG
- the aroQ gene encoding type II 3-dehydroquinate dehydratase, producing the protein MLRILVLHGPNLNLLGTREQAIYGSAPLDTIDADIAKLAEELAVEVDIRQSNHEGELVTWIQEARNEYHGVIINPAAYTHTSVAIRDALVAVNLPAIEVHVSNIHQREDFRHQSYVAGVALGQISGLGPVGYLLALRGLHGHLTARRPKKESSSKTATSQRRAGRR; encoded by the coding sequence ATGCTACGGATACTCGTATTGCACGGTCCGAATCTCAACCTTCTGGGCACCAGGGAACAGGCTATTTATGGTTCCGCACCCCTCGATACCATTGATGCAGATATCGCCAAGTTGGCAGAGGAGCTTGCCGTCGAGGTCGATATCCGACAATCCAATCACGAAGGGGAGTTGGTGACGTGGATTCAAGAGGCTCGAAACGAGTATCACGGGGTGATCATTAATCCCGCCGCTTACACGCACACCAGCGTGGCCATTCGAGACGCCCTGGTAGCCGTGAATTTGCCGGCGATCGAGGTCCATGTGTCCAACATTCATCAGCGGGAAGATTTTCGTCATCAGTCCTATGTCGCCGGAGTAGCACTTGGGCAGATTTCAGGACTGGGGCCTGTCGGATATCTGTTGGCGCTCCGTGGGCTGCACGGCCATCTCACGGCTCGCCGTCCGAAGAAAGAATCCTCCTCCAAGACGGCGACTTCTCAGCGACGGGCGGGTCGACGTTAA
- the efp gene encoding elongation factor P has protein sequence MISTTDFRGGVRLLIDGEPFYIVEFQHVKPGKGGAFVRTKLKSYISGNVLDRTFRSGERFEEPDLEEREMQFLYATGDDYTFMDTESYEQLTFAKKQLGDNADLLKENMVAKILIYEHRPIDVELPIFIELKVVDAEPGVRGDTASGGTKPAIVETGATIKVPLYLEVGTVIKIDTRTRAYVERVR, from the coding sequence GTGATTTCGACCACTGATTTTCGAGGCGGCGTACGGCTGTTGATCGACGGGGAGCCGTTTTATATCGTCGAGTTTCAGCATGTGAAGCCCGGAAAGGGCGGCGCGTTTGTCCGTACCAAGCTCAAGAGTTACATCTCCGGCAACGTACTCGATCGGACCTTCCGGTCCGGCGAACGATTCGAGGAACCGGACCTTGAAGAACGGGAAATGCAGTTTCTCTATGCTACGGGCGACGACTACACGTTCATGGACACGGAAAGCTATGAGCAACTGACCTTCGCCAAGAAGCAACTCGGGGATAACGCAGATCTCCTCAAAGAGAACATGGTCGCCAAGATCCTGATCTACGAACATCGCCCGATCGACGTCGAACTGCCCATTTTTATCGAGCTCAAAGTGGTGGATGCGGAACCGGGTGTGCGGGGAGATACGGCATCCGGCGGCACGAAGCCGGCTATCGTCGAAACCGGCGCGACGATCAAGGTTCCACTTTATCTGGAGGTGGGCACCGTGATTAAGATCGACACTCGCACAAGAGCCTACGTGGAGCGCGTCCGGTGA
- the accB gene encoding acetyl-CoA carboxylase biotin carboxyl carrier protein: MSRGKPRRTKKRETPIVLPQTLAAGSGDAGRPFLTGSQSKHLQELVDLLKRNNLTELELEREGMRIRIRHEAGVKPITAAVTDIAPVGAGGASQLAVSPGGTTEDTAGLVTITSPIVGTFYRSPSPDADPYVEEGDFVKKGQVLCIVEAMKLMNEIESEVDGQVVKILAESTKPVEYGQALFRIDPKATA; encoded by the coding sequence GTGAGCCGGGGCAAACCACGTCGAACCAAGAAACGGGAAACTCCCATTGTCCTGCCCCAGACCCTGGCGGCGGGATCAGGAGACGCGGGCCGGCCGTTCCTTACGGGAAGCCAGTCCAAACACCTCCAGGAGTTGGTTGACCTGCTCAAACGCAACAACCTGACCGAACTGGAATTGGAGCGGGAAGGGATGCGCATCAGGATTCGGCATGAGGCGGGAGTCAAACCCATCACCGCGGCCGTGACCGATATCGCTCCGGTCGGCGCAGGCGGCGCATCCCAACTGGCGGTCTCTCCTGGCGGCACGACCGAGGACACGGCGGGGCTGGTCACGATCACATCTCCCATCGTCGGTACGTTCTATCGGTCGCCGTCTCCGGATGCCGACCCATATGTCGAGGAGGGTGATTTCGTCAAGAAGGGACAAGTGTTGTGCATCGTCGAGGCGATGAAGCTGATGAATGAAATCGAGTCCGAAGTCGACGGTCAGGTGGTCAAAATCCTCGCCGAAAGCACCAAACCGGTCGAGTATGGACAAGCCCTCTTTCGTATCGATCCCAAGGCCACGGCATAA
- the accC gene encoding acetyl-CoA carboxylase biotin carboxylase subunit encodes MFKKVLVANRGEIALRVIRACKELGIKTVAIHSEADANGLHVRAADEQVCVGPAEAALSYRNIPNVLSAAEITGADAIHPGYGFLSENAHFAEVCESIGMKFIGPTSENIALMGDKAKAREIVAKRGLPVTPGSPGGLKSEQEAMEAAQKIGYPVIIKAAAGGGGRGMRVVNKADDLGRAFQAAQAEAKSTFGNDSVYLERYFLEPRHIEVQIVADHRGHVVHLGERDCSIQRRHQKLVEETPSPAVDEKLRREIGRTAVEAVKAVHYRNVGTVEFLLDKDQNFFFMEVNTRIQVEHPITEMVTGIDLIKEQIRLADGQALSFKQQDIKLNGHSLECRINAEDPEKFTPSPGLITRYRAPGGFGVRVDSAMESNAMVVPHYDSMIAKVITHGRDRQEAIARMRRALDEFVIEGIKTTIPLHKRILNDPDFQKGHVSTTFLDRFLAG; translated from the coding sequence TTGTTCAAGAAAGTTCTCGTCGCCAATCGAGGGGAAATCGCGCTTCGCGTCATCCGGGCCTGCAAGGAGCTCGGAATCAAAACGGTGGCGATCCACTCCGAGGCCGATGCCAACGGGTTGCATGTCCGAGCGGCGGATGAACAGGTCTGCGTCGGCCCCGCTGAAGCGGCCCTCAGTTATCGCAATATTCCCAACGTGCTAAGTGCCGCCGAGATTACCGGCGCGGACGCGATTCATCCGGGATACGGCTTCCTCTCCGAAAACGCCCACTTCGCCGAAGTCTGCGAATCGATCGGGATGAAATTCATCGGGCCCACCTCCGAAAATATCGCTCTCATGGGAGATAAGGCCAAAGCTCGTGAGATCGTCGCCAAGCGCGGTCTGCCCGTCACACCGGGAAGTCCAGGCGGTCTGAAGAGTGAGCAGGAAGCCATGGAAGCGGCTCAGAAGATCGGCTATCCCGTCATCATCAAGGCGGCGGCCGGTGGCGGGGGCCGCGGCATGCGCGTGGTCAATAAGGCGGATGATCTCGGTCGTGCGTTTCAGGCGGCGCAGGCCGAGGCGAAATCCACATTTGGCAACGACAGCGTCTATCTCGAACGGTATTTTCTGGAGCCGCGTCACATCGAGGTTCAGATTGTAGCCGACCATCGCGGTCATGTGGTGCATCTCGGAGAGCGGGACTGCTCGATCCAACGACGGCACCAGAAGCTGGTCGAGGAAACGCCTTCCCCGGCCGTGGACGAAAAGCTCCGTCGTGAAATCGGACGGACTGCGGTGGAAGCCGTCAAGGCGGTGCACTATCGCAATGTCGGCACCGTAGAGTTTCTCCTGGATAAGGACCAAAACTTCTTCTTTATGGAAGTAAATACCAGAATTCAAGTCGAACACCCCATCACGGAAATGGTCACGGGGATCGATTTGATCAAGGAACAAATTCGTCTGGCCGATGGGCAAGCGCTTTCCTTCAAGCAGCAGGACATCAAGCTGAACGGCCATAGCCTAGAATGCCGGATCAACGCCGAAGACCCTGAAAAGTTCACCCCGTCGCCCGGCCTGATCACGAGATACCGCGCCCCAGGCGGGTTTGGGGTGCGAGTTGATTCGGCGATGGAATCCAACGCCATGGTCGTGCCGCATTACGACTCCATGATTGCCAAGGTGATCACCCACGGACGCGATCGGCAGGAGGCCATCGCTCGCATGCGTCGTGCGCTCGATGAATTTGTGATCGAAGGCATCAAGACCACGATCCCGCTGCACAAACGCATCCTCAACGATCCCGACTTCCAAAAGGGCCACGTTTCCACGACGTTTCTTGACCGATTCCTCGCCGGCTAA
- the thiE gene encoding thiamine phosphate synthase has translation MTVRTHELSGLYVILDPSVRPDRPLGAVLTAAAEGGAKLFQYRNKVASMREQYGEALPLRKLAGDLGVMFIVNDRCDLALAVDADGVHLGQDDLSHGDARKILGPERIIGLSTHNAEQVRQADTMKPDYIGFGPIFKPGSKQDHDPVVGVEGLTQIRALTSLPIFAIGGIQTEQVSAAVQAGANGIAVISAVLAAPDVKKTVEQLISLLA, from the coding sequence GTGACTGTGCGTACTCACGAGCTTTCCGGTCTCTATGTAATTCTCGATCCCTCTGTTCGGCCGGATCGCCCGCTTGGAGCGGTCTTGACGGCGGCGGCGGAAGGGGGAGCCAAGCTCTTTCAGTACCGTAATAAAGTCGCGTCCATGCGAGAGCAGTACGGAGAGGCGTTACCCTTGCGGAAATTGGCAGGGGATCTCGGTGTGATGTTCATCGTGAACGATCGGTGCGATTTGGCATTGGCGGTTGATGCCGATGGGGTGCATCTCGGCCAGGACGATCTATCTCACGGAGATGCGAGAAAAATCTTGGGGCCGGAGAGGATCATTGGCTTGTCCACGCACAACGCCGAGCAGGTGCGGCAAGCGGATACGATGAAGCCCGACTATATCGGCTTCGGTCCGATCTTTAAACCTGGGTCGAAACAAGATCATGATCCGGTAGTGGGAGTGGAAGGACTCACGCAAATCCGTGCACTGACGTCGCTTCCGATCTTCGCGATCGGAGGCATCCAAACAGAACAAGTATCTGCCGCGGTGCAGGCCGGTGCGAACGGAATTGCCGTCATCTCTGCCGTACTTGCGGCGCCGGATGTCAAGAAGACGGTCGAGCAACTTATCTCGCTGCTCGCCTGA
- the bioD gene encoding dethiobiotin synthase: MSSGVFITGTDTGVGKTVVTAALTVHMKRKGAAVGVMKPIETGIMTSRLAQSDAARLQAVTECDDALGAICPFQFELPLAPLAAARAERRQIDLGVIQKVYRLLSRRYEYVVIEGVGGVHVPLGPRIEVLDLIARLKFPVVVVGRTALGGINHALLTVEALRRRRIPVAAVMLNQTKPARSKLDRLQERTTVEILRKQAGVPVLGPLPYRSELSKQFRRTVMKFAQSAAMLHLANVVRRAAR, encoded by the coding sequence ATGAGCAGCGGAGTATTCATCACTGGAACAGATACAGGAGTCGGAAAAACAGTTGTAACCGCCGCGCTCACTGTACACATGAAGCGCAAAGGGGCGGCGGTCGGCGTGATGAAGCCGATTGAAACAGGAATCATGACTTCCAGATTGGCTCAGTCCGATGCTGCGCGGCTCCAGGCCGTGACCGAATGCGACGATGCACTCGGAGCCATCTGCCCATTTCAATTCGAATTGCCGCTCGCCCCGCTTGCGGCGGCCCGAGCTGAAAGACGACAGATCGACCTGGGAGTGATCCAGAAAGTCTATCGTTTGCTTTCCCGCCGCTACGAGTATGTGGTGATAGAAGGGGTCGGCGGGGTTCACGTGCCGCTCGGCCCAAGAATCGAAGTTCTTGATCTCATCGCCCGCTTGAAGTTTCCCGTCGTCGTGGTGGGTCGAACCGCGCTCGGCGGGATCAACCACGCGCTGCTGACCGTCGAAGCGCTTCGTCGACGAAGGATTCCCGTCGCAGCCGTGATGCTCAATCAAACAAAACCGGCGAGGTCGAAGCTGGATCGTCTACAGGAGCGCACGACCGTCGAGATCCTCCGCAAACAGGCCGGTGTGCCGGTGCTCGGCCCTCTCCCCTACAGATCGGAATTGTCAAAACAGTTCCGGCGGACCGTGATGAAGTTCGCTCAATCCGCTGCGATGTTGCATCTGGCGAACGTCGTCAGGCGAGCAGCGAGATAA
- a CDS encoding SDR family NAD(P)-dependent oxidoreductase, with product MRDARIVSEADREAESAQGSRSVRPAVLVTGASGTIGRAISLAFAASGWFVGIHYHQNKQAATVTLEQVGTSGGDGALYQADVRDRHAVIQMTEVFAKKAPSVWTCVCNAGIAGGGLIMRQREDQWTEIIETNLTGTFHCVQAVGRILCAENGGSIVVIGSHAGFHGRIGQAAYAAAKAGLVGLMRTAALEWGARNVRINLLLPGWQKSPLSEGAMPDDETWADHALHRTPSIESVARTVVHVAQAEDVSGQIWNCDSRHL from the coding sequence ATGCGCGATGCGCGAATCGTATCGGAGGCCGATCGTGAGGCGGAGAGCGCGCAAGGCAGCCGATCAGTCCGACCCGCCGTCCTCGTGACCGGCGCCTCGGGAACCATCGGTCGTGCAATCAGTCTCGCCTTTGCAGCGAGCGGATGGTTCGTCGGGATTCATTATCATCAGAACAAACAAGCGGCTACCGTCACGCTCGAGCAGGTGGGGACAAGCGGAGGCGATGGGGCCCTGTATCAAGCCGATGTCCGTGACCGCCACGCCGTGATACAGATGACCGAGGTCTTCGCCAAGAAGGCTCCATCGGTTTGGACCTGTGTCTGTAACGCCGGCATTGCTGGCGGCGGCCTCATCATGCGTCAGCGAGAGGATCAGTGGACAGAGATCATCGAAACGAATCTGACCGGCACCTTCCACTGTGTACAGGCGGTCGGACGGATCCTCTGCGCCGAGAACGGCGGTTCAATCGTCGTTATCGGATCTCATGCGGGTTTTCACGGCAGGATCGGACAGGCCGCGTATGCGGCCGCCAAAGCGGGCTTGGTCGGTCTGATGAGGACGGCCGCACTGGAATGGGGTGCGCGTAATGTGCGCATCAATCTTCTGCTGCCGGGCTGGCAGAAGTCGCCGCTCTCTGAAGGCGCGATGCCCGACGATGAGACCTGGGCTGACCATGCCCTACACCGCACACCCTCAATCGAATCGGTAGCCCGCACCGTCGTTCATGTTGCACAAGCGGAGGATGTCTCGGGACAAATCTGGAATTGCGACAGCCGACACCTCTAA
- a CDS encoding proline dehydrogenase family protein, whose translation MRPTPSDLETAIRRIGEDLARLSAGRTPTVFERRWWSQAAMNLAMHDPAFKTQLFRFIDVLPAIPNDERVVALAGEYFGSMTDRAFGLRWGFRALSATGIGARLTGHAIRSQVEQMARTFIAGSSVDDAVPVLKGLCQDGKRWSIDLLGEATISDQEADRYRDRCVEALHALARSAAVQHDAGHLEHDQFGSIPTVQLSLKLSALTPHLDPIDPEGTYDTIAPRLRSIVDTAKEVDASLIFDMEQAETKDSIITIFIRLFSEAPYLSFRHAGIAMQAYHRETIRDVGLLTEWVRRREAPITIRLVKGAYWDSDTIYYRQRGWPIPLFERKADTDANFEGLAETLLAHASLIRPAFGTHNLRTLACIEAVAERLGLGPEAYEYQMIFGMAEPFQHAILQRHRRLRLYTPVGELLPGMAYLVRRLLENTSNESFLRKEYVESEPLQQLLDPPAGGQTASAPQPEVDCGFQNEPIQDFSQGAARHAMCEAIRIIRTQLDRQWNADPPSLPRSVPILLSHNPARPDEIVARVHGGEVGDADRAVDACLNGWEAWRETTAEYRADTMRRAASLMRDRKSELAAWQVLECAKPWREADADVAEAIDFLEFYAREWLRLATPTRLGQIPGELNHRVLVPRGVTAVISPWNFPLAIPTGMVSAALVTGNPVIFKPSERSSLIGQLLVSLLHEAGVPPDVLICMPGGPEIGRALVQHRNIATIAFTGSKKVGLELLRETATVLPGQHMVKRVIAEMGGKNAIIIDDTADLDEAVTGVVRSATGYAGQKCSACSRVIVHEAVYDICLRRLQEALACLHVGDPEKPGTHMGPVIDARAQSTILHYIAVGKQEARLVQDRKNPTPGWYVGPTLFADVNPNARIAQEEIFGPVLAVMKAASFEEALRLANATDYGLTGGVYSRSPANLDLARRHFDVGNLYLNRPITGALVGRQPFGGHRMSGIGAKAGGEDYLLQFVVVRIVSEQTLRRGFAPTE comes from the coding sequence ATGAGACCCACACCATCCGATCTTGAGACAGCCATCCGCAGAATCGGTGAAGACCTCGCACGATTGTCCGCCGGGCGAACCCCGACCGTCTTCGAGCGACGCTGGTGGTCCCAGGCCGCCATGAACTTGGCCATGCACGACCCGGCCTTTAAGACTCAGCTGTTCCGGTTCATCGATGTGTTGCCCGCCATCCCCAATGACGAACGCGTCGTCGCCTTGGCCGGTGAATACTTTGGTTCCATGACCGACCGAGCATTCGGGTTGCGATGGGGGTTCAGGGCGCTTTCGGCCACCGGCATCGGCGCACGACTCACCGGCCATGCCATCCGGTCTCAGGTGGAACAGATGGCGAGGACGTTCATCGCCGGTTCGTCCGTCGATGACGCCGTGCCGGTTTTGAAGGGACTCTGCCAAGACGGAAAGCGCTGGTCGATCGATCTCTTGGGCGAAGCTACCATCAGTGATCAGGAGGCCGATCGCTATCGGGATCGTTGCGTGGAGGCCTTGCATGCGCTGGCACGGTCTGCCGCCGTGCAGCACGACGCCGGCCACCTGGAGCATGACCAGTTTGGATCGATCCCGACCGTGCAGTTGTCCCTCAAGCTATCCGCGTTGACCCCCCACCTTGATCCGATCGATCCCGAAGGTACCTATGACACGATCGCGCCCCGTTTGCGGTCGATCGTGGACACCGCTAAGGAGGTGGATGCCTCGCTGATTTTCGACATGGAGCAGGCCGAAACCAAAGATTCGATCATCACGATCTTCATACGATTGTTCTCAGAAGCCCCCTATCTGAGCTTTCGACATGCAGGAATTGCCATGCAAGCCTATCATCGAGAAACCATCCGCGATGTTGGGTTGTTGACGGAGTGGGTCCGCAGGCGAGAAGCGCCGATTACCATTCGCCTGGTCAAGGGGGCCTATTGGGACAGCGACACTATTTACTATCGTCAACGGGGATGGCCCATTCCCCTCTTCGAACGGAAGGCCGACACGGATGCGAATTTCGAAGGCCTCGCGGAGACGCTGCTGGCCCATGCCTCCCTGATTCGGCCGGCCTTCGGTACGCATAATTTGAGAACGCTCGCCTGCATCGAGGCGGTGGCCGAACGCTTAGGACTAGGACCGGAGGCCTACGAATATCAGATGATCTTCGGCATGGCCGAGCCGTTTCAGCACGCCATCCTACAGCGGCACCGCCGCCTGCGCCTCTATACACCGGTTGGAGAGCTTCTGCCTGGAATGGCCTATCTCGTGCGCCGACTCCTCGAAAACACCTCGAACGAATCGTTCCTTCGCAAGGAATATGTCGAGTCTGAGCCGCTCCAGCAGCTCCTCGATCCACCTGCCGGAGGTCAAACAGCGTCGGCACCCCAACCGGAAGTCGACTGCGGCTTCCAAAACGAACCGATACAGGACTTCTCTCAGGGGGCGGCACGCCACGCGATGTGTGAAGCGATCAGAATCATTAGGACGCAACTGGACCGGCAATGGAACGCAGATCCTCCCTCCCTCCCGCGCTCGGTTCCGATCCTCCTTTCCCACAATCCTGCGCGTCCTGACGAGATCGTCGCGCGGGTTCACGGCGGCGAGGTGGGTGATGCCGACCGTGCCGTCGACGCTTGCCTCAATGGCTGGGAGGCATGGCGCGAGACCACGGCAGAATACCGGGCAGACACCATGCGCCGCGCGGCGAGTCTGATGCGCGATAGAAAGTCCGAATTGGCGGCCTGGCAAGTCTTGGAATGTGCGAAGCCTTGGCGGGAAGCGGATGCGGACGTCGCCGAGGCGATCGATTTCCTGGAGTTCTACGCCCGCGAATGGCTGCGACTGGCGACTCCAACACGATTGGGACAGATCCCTGGAGAATTAAACCATCGTGTGCTCGTCCCGCGCGGTGTCACCGCCGTGATCTCCCCCTGGAACTTTCCCCTGGCCATCCCGACAGGCATGGTATCGGCTGCCTTGGTGACCGGGAATCCCGTCATCTTCAAACCTTCGGAGCGGTCCTCGCTCATCGGCCAGCTGCTCGTCTCACTGTTGCATGAGGCCGGTGTGCCGCCGGACGTCTTGATCTGCATGCCGGGAGGCCCGGAAATCGGCCGGGCACTGGTGCAACATCGCAACATCGCCACCATCGCTTTCACGGGATCGAAGAAGGTCGGGCTCGAACTCCTACGCGAAACGGCGACGGTTCTGCCGGGTCAACACATGGTGAAGCGCGTAATCGCGGAAATGGGCGGAAAGAACGCCATCATCATCGACGACACCGCCGATCTCGACGAGGCCGTCACGGGAGTCGTGAGATCGGCGACCGGCTATGCCGGGCAGAAGTGTTCCGCATGCTCGCGGGTCATCGTGCACGAGGCCGTGTACGACATCTGTTTGCGTCGTCTGCAGGAAGCCCTCGCCTGCCTGCACGTGGGGGACCCGGAAAAGCCCGGCACCCACATGGGTCCGGTCATTGATGCGAGGGCACAATCGACCATTCTCCATTACATCGCGGTCGGCAAACAGGAGGCCCGTCTGGTTCAGGACAGGAAAAACCCCACGCCTGGCTGGTACGTCGGTCCCACCCTCTTTGCCGACGTGAATCCGAACGCGCGGATTGCACAGGAGGAAATCTTTGGACCGGTCCTGGCCGTTATGAAAGCCGCCTCCTTCGAGGAAGCCCTTCGCCTGGCCAACGCGACGGATTACGGATTGACCGGTGGAGTCTATTCCCGCAGTCCGGCCAATCTCGACCTGGCGCGACGGCACTTTGACGTGGGAAACCTGTACTTGAATCGACCCATCACCGGCGCCCTAGTGGGGCGTCAGCCGTTCGGAGGCCATCGGATGTCAGGGATCGGAGCGAAGGCAGGTGGTGAGGACTATCTGCTGCAATTTGTGGTCGTGAGAATCGTCAGCGAACAGACCCTGCGCCGGGGATTCGCTCCGACCGAGTGA